The Coffea arabica cultivar ET-39 chromosome 1e, Coffea Arabica ET-39 HiFi, whole genome shotgun sequence genome has a window encoding:
- the LOC140021618 gene encoding non-specific lipid transfer protein GPI-anchored 26-like isoform X2 yields MCLLAIVLVVMRLTGALAQSGCTSELTSLYPCLSYVTGSSSKPSSTCCSQLAGVVSSKPQCLCLLLNGGGSSVGININQTLALSLPGACQVQTLPSSKCNAGNVPTSSTATPATSPPAEPSKGSPDTPKIPSVSDTPAGNGSKTVPATDGSTSAGSNINASFPLIALFLFVASCVLSGAGF; encoded by the exons ATGTGTCTTCTTGCCATAGTCCTTGTTGTGATGCGCTTGACTGGAGCTTTAGCTCAGTCAGGGTGCACCAGCGAGCTCACCAGCTTGTATCCCTGTCTAAGTTACGTCACCGGAAGTTCATCTAAGCCGAGCTCGACCTGCTGTTCACAGCTTGCTGGCGTCGTGTCATCAAAGCCGCAGTGCCTCTGCTTACTTCTAAATGGTGGTGGATCCTCCGTGGGTATCAACATCAATCAAACTCTGGCTCTCTCGTTGCCTGGTGCTTGTCAGGTGCAAACTCTCCCAAGCAGCAAATGCAACG CTGGAAATGTACCAACTTCTTCAACCGCTACACCAGCAACTTCTCCTCCAGCAGAACCGTCAAAAGGATCACCTGACACTCCGAAGATACCATCAGTGTCAGATACTCCAGCAG GAAACGGGTCGAAAACAGTCCCTGCGACAGACGGTTCAACATCTGCCGGAAGCAACATTAATGCCTCATTCCCACTTATAGCTCTCTTTCTCTTCGTTGCGTCCTGCGTTCTATCTGGAGCAGGGTTCTGA
- the LOC140021618 gene encoding non-specific lipid transfer protein GPI-anchored 26-like isoform X1, translated as MCLLAIVLVVMRLTGALAQSGCTSELTSLYPCLSYVTGSSSKPSSTCCSQLAGVVSSKPQCLCLLLNGGGSSVGININQTLALSLPGACQVQTLPSSKCNAAGNVPTSSTATPATSPPAEPSKGSPDTPKIPSVSDTPAGNGSKTVPATDGSTSAGSNINASFPLIALFLFVASCVLSGAGF; from the exons ATGTGTCTTCTTGCCATAGTCCTTGTTGTGATGCGCTTGACTGGAGCTTTAGCTCAGTCAGGGTGCACCAGCGAGCTCACCAGCTTGTATCCCTGTCTAAGTTACGTCACCGGAAGTTCATCTAAGCCGAGCTCGACCTGCTGTTCACAGCTTGCTGGCGTCGTGTCATCAAAGCCGCAGTGCCTCTGCTTACTTCTAAATGGTGGTGGATCCTCCGTGGGTATCAACATCAATCAAACTCTGGCTCTCTCGTTGCCTGGTGCTTGTCAGGTGCAAACTCTCCCAAGCAGCAAATGCAACG CAGCTGGAAATGTACCAACTTCTTCAACCGCTACACCAGCAACTTCTCCTCCAGCAGAACCGTCAAAAGGATCACCTGACACTCCGAAGATACCATCAGTGTCAGATACTCCAGCAG GAAACGGGTCGAAAACAGTCCCTGCGACAGACGGTTCAACATCTGCCGGAAGCAACATTAATGCCTCATTCCCACTTATAGCTCTCTTTCTCTTCGTTGCGTCCTGCGTTCTATCTGGAGCAGGGTTCTGA
- the LOC113689989 gene encoding non-specific lipid transfer protein GPI-anchored 26-like isoform X2, protein MASKRTETCLVLVLVLILSLWSGAKAQSGSSCANTLVGLSPCLSYVTGNSSTPSPACCTQLAGAVQSAPRCLCTLTNGASNFMGLNINQTLALALPGACNVRTPPISQCNSAANGPASSPASSPAAAPAATSPASPSADAPQTTPESPTTLPANPTTAPPLPSGTTSKAVPAAPGSTSDGSLVKPALFLLLAALASTAVFDL, encoded by the exons ATGGCATCGAAAAGAACTGAGACGTGCTTGGTCCTGGTTCTAGTGCTCATCCTATCGCTATGGAGTGGAGCAAAAGCTCAATCAGGTTCCAGCTGCGCTAACACACTCGTGGGCTTGTCCCCGTGTCTAAGTTATGTCACCGGAAATTCATCAACACCATCTCCAGCGTGTTGTACACAGCTTGCCGGCGCGGTTCAATCGGCCCCGCGTTGCCTTTGTACTCTGACCAATGGAGCCAGCAATTTTATGGGTCTCAATATCAATCAAACTCTTGCCCTCGCACTTCCTGGAGCCTGCAACGTGCGAACCCCTCCAATTAGCCAGTGCAATT CTGCTGCTAATGGACCAGCAAGCTCTCCAGCAAGTTCGCCAGCGGCTGCCCCTGCGGCAACCTCTCCAGCAAGTCCTTCAGCGGACGCTCCTCAGACAACCCCGGAGAGTCCAACTACACTTCCGGCGAATCCAACTACAGCTCCTCCCCTTCCTTCAG GAACAACATCAAAGGCAGTCCCAGCAGCCCCTGGAAGCACATCTGATGGAAGCCTCGTGAAGCCAGCTCTTTTCCTCCTCCTCGCTGCATTGGCTTCAACTGCTGTCTTCGATTTGTGA
- the LOC113689989 gene encoding non-specific lipid transfer protein GPI-anchored 26-like isoform X1, producing the protein MASKRTETCLVLVLVLILSLWSGAKAQSGSSCANTLVGLSPCLSYVTGNSSTPSPACCTQLAGAVQSAPRCLCTLTNGASNFMGLNINQTLALALPGACNVRTPPISQCNSAANGPASSPASSPAAAPAATSPASPSADAPQTTPESPTTLPANPTTAPPLPSAIFPTGTTSKAVPAAPGSTSDGSLVKPALFLLLAALASTAVFDL; encoded by the exons ATGGCATCGAAAAGAACTGAGACGTGCTTGGTCCTGGTTCTAGTGCTCATCCTATCGCTATGGAGTGGAGCAAAAGCTCAATCAGGTTCCAGCTGCGCTAACACACTCGTGGGCTTGTCCCCGTGTCTAAGTTATGTCACCGGAAATTCATCAACACCATCTCCAGCGTGTTGTACACAGCTTGCCGGCGCGGTTCAATCGGCCCCGCGTTGCCTTTGTACTCTGACCAATGGAGCCAGCAATTTTATGGGTCTCAATATCAATCAAACTCTTGCCCTCGCACTTCCTGGAGCCTGCAACGTGCGAACCCCTCCAATTAGCCAGTGCAATT CTGCTGCTAATGGACCAGCAAGCTCTCCAGCAAGTTCGCCAGCGGCTGCCCCTGCGGCAACCTCTCCAGCAAGTCCTTCAGCGGACGCTCCTCAGACAACCCCGGAGAGTCCAACTACACTTCCGGCGAATCCAACTACAGCTCCTCCCCTTCCTTCAG CCATTTTTCCAACAGGAACAACATCAAAGGCAGTCCCAGCAGCCCCTGGAAGCACATCTGATGGAAGCCTCGTGAAGCCAGCTCTTTTCCTCCTCCTCGCTGCATTGGCTTCAACTGCTGTCTTCGATTTGTGA